In one Streptomyces sp. NBC_00597 genomic region, the following are encoded:
- a CDS encoding Clp protease N-terminal domain-containing protein produces MTNPSVEPVRMTNPVRLDDLIEAIKKVHTDTLEQLSDAVVAAEHLGDVADHLIGHFVDQARRSGASWTDIGRSMGVTRQAAQKRFVPKGDKGDAGDLDPSQGFARFTPRARNVVVTSQSAARAAGGTEIRTEHLVLGLLAQTEGLAAMALRAQNVSVDAVRAAATAALPEGGTDIPDLIPFDAGAKKALELTFREALRLGHNYVGTEHILLALLELENGEGVLSGLGVDKAAVEATVTEALAAVLAGMDGKS; encoded by the coding sequence ATGACGAACCCTTCGGTGGAACCCGTTCGCATGACCAATCCGGTACGCCTCGACGACCTCATCGAGGCCATCAAGAAGGTCCACACCGACACCCTGGAGCAGCTCAGCGACGCCGTCGTCGCCGCGGAGCACCTCGGGGACGTCGCAGACCACCTCATCGGCCACTTCGTCGACCAGGCCCGCCGCTCCGGCGCCTCCTGGACCGACATCGGCCGCAGCATGGGCGTCACCCGTCAGGCCGCCCAGAAGCGCTTCGTCCCCAAGGGCGACAAGGGCGACGCCGGTGACCTCGACCCCAGCCAGGGCTTCGCCCGGTTCACCCCCCGGGCCCGCAACGTCGTCGTGACCAGCCAGAGCGCGGCCCGCGCCGCCGGCGGCACCGAGATCCGCACCGAACACCTGGTCCTCGGCCTGCTGGCCCAGACCGAAGGGCTCGCCGCGATGGCCCTGCGCGCCCAGAACGTCTCCGTCGACGCCGTGCGGGCCGCCGCGACCGCCGCCCTGCCCGAGGGCGGGACCGACATCCCGGACCTCATCCCCTTCGACGCGGGTGCCAAGAAGGCCCTGGAGCTCACCTTCCGCGAGGCGCTGCGCCTGGGCCACAACTACGTCGGCACCGAGCACATCCTGCTCGCGCTCCTCGAACTGGAGAACGGCGAAGGCGTGCTCAGCGGTCTCGGCGTGGACAAGGCCGCCGTCGAGGCGACCGTCACCGAAGCCCTGGCAGCCGTACTCGCCGGGATGGACGGGAAGTCGTAG
- a CDS encoding AI-2E family transporter, translating into MPRWLPRAIVLALALIACFQLGSWAFHQLTGLLVNILIAFFLALAIEPAVARMSARGMRRGLATFLVFLGVFVGAAGFVVLLGSMLAGQIVGMVEGFPSYLDRVIDSINTTFHTELSRLAIQDSLLHSDWLQKYVQNSATGVLDVSATVLGGLFRLLTVGLFSFYFAADGPRLRRALCSVLPPAKQSEVLRAWEIAVAKTGGYLYSRSLMALVSGIAHYVVFAVLDVRYAPALAVWVGLVSQFIPTIGTYLAGALPMLIAFTVDPWYALYVLGFVVVYQQFENYLLQPKLTARTVDIHPAVAFGSVIAGTALLGAVGALIAIPAVATLQAFLGAYVKRYALMEGADGAQSATTSRPSRRVRLPGLR; encoded by the coding sequence ATGCCGCGCTGGCTGCCGCGCGCGATCGTCCTCGCCCTGGCCCTCATCGCCTGCTTCCAGCTCGGCAGCTGGGCCTTCCACCAGCTGACCGGACTGCTCGTCAACATCCTGATCGCGTTCTTCCTCGCCCTCGCGATCGAACCCGCCGTGGCCCGGATGTCGGCCCGCGGCATGCGCCGCGGGCTCGCCACCTTCCTGGTGTTCCTCGGGGTGTTCGTCGGGGCCGCCGGCTTCGTCGTCCTGCTCGGCTCGATGCTCGCCGGGCAGATCGTCGGCATGGTGGAGGGCTTCCCGAGCTATCTCGACCGCGTGATCGACTCGATCAACACCACCTTCCACACCGAGCTGTCCCGGCTCGCGATCCAGGACAGCCTGCTGCACTCCGACTGGCTCCAGAAGTACGTGCAGAACAGTGCGACCGGCGTGCTCGACGTGTCCGCCACCGTGCTCGGCGGACTCTTCAGACTGCTGACGGTCGGGCTCTTCTCCTTCTACTTCGCCGCCGACGGGCCGAGGTTGCGGCGCGCGCTGTGCTCCGTACTGCCGCCGGCGAAGCAGTCGGAGGTGCTGCGCGCCTGGGAGATCGCGGTCGCCAAGACCGGCGGCTACCTCTACTCGCGCAGCCTGATGGCCCTGGTGTCCGGCATCGCGCACTACGTCGTCTTCGCGGTCCTCGACGTGCGGTACGCGCCCGCCCTCGCGGTGTGGGTGGGACTGGTCTCCCAGTTCATCCCCACCATCGGCACCTACCTGGCGGGCGCGCTGCCGATGCTGATCGCCTTCACCGTCGACCCCTGGTACGCGCTGTACGTCCTCGGGTTCGTGGTGGTCTACCAGCAGTTCGAGAACTACCTCCTCCAGCCGAAGTTGACCGCGCGGACCGTGGACATCCACCCCGCAGTGGCCTTCGGCTCGGTCATCGCCGGCACCGCCCTGCTGGGCGCGGTCGGGGCGCTCATCGCGATCCCGGCCGTCGCCACGCTGCAGGCCTTCCTCGGCGCGTACGTGAAGCGGTACGCGCTGATGGAGGGGGCGGACGGCGCGCAGTCCGCTACGACTTCCCGTCCATCCCGGCGAGTACGGCTGCCAGGGCTTCGGTGA
- a CDS encoding AraC family transcriptional regulator, whose amino-acid sequence MADETEWARHWRYPELPGLDLLRAHYVRHTFPRHAHDGYVIAAVTGGIEEVGLPGGTVRAGPGSVVLINPEVPHTARAGAPEGWVYATLYPSRELIAEVAADIGNLRGTPGFTADSVTDPQTSHTITEVHRAAEEGNALAADTLLRAAVARMLTRYAGPLPARTVRSAGAVDAAAARAVLQERMAEPPSLEQLAAELGTSPFALLRAFRDRYGMPPHTWLTDARVRRARRLLDAGTAPAEAALAVGFTDQPHLNRHFTRIVGVPPGAYRRERAGR is encoded by the coding sequence ATGGCGGACGAGACGGAGTGGGCGAGGCACTGGCGGTACCCGGAACTGCCCGGCCTGGACCTGCTGCGCGCCCACTACGTGCGCCACACCTTCCCGCGGCACGCCCACGACGGGTACGTCATCGCCGCCGTCACCGGCGGCATCGAGGAAGTCGGCCTGCCCGGCGGCACCGTCCGCGCCGGACCCGGCAGCGTGGTCCTGATCAACCCCGAGGTGCCGCATACCGCGCGCGCCGGTGCTCCCGAGGGCTGGGTGTACGCCACCCTCTACCCCTCGCGGGAACTGATCGCCGAGGTGGCCGCGGACATCGGCAACCTGCGAGGCACCCCCGGCTTCACGGCCGACTCGGTCACCGACCCGCAGACCTCGCACACCATCACCGAGGTGCACCGGGCCGCCGAGGAGGGCAACGCACTGGCCGCCGACACGCTGCTGCGCGCCGCCGTGGCCCGGATGCTGACCCGGTACGCCGGGCCGCTGCCCGCCCGTACGGTCCGCAGCGCCGGTGCCGTCGACGCCGCGGCGGCCCGGGCCGTGCTCCAGGAGCGGATGGCCGAGCCGCCCTCGCTGGAACAGCTGGCCGCGGAACTGGGGACCAGCCCGTTCGCCCTGCTGCGGGCCTTCCGGGACCGGTACGGGATGCCGCCGCACACCTGGCTGACCGACGCCCGGGTCCGGCGGGCCCGCCGGCTGCTCGACGCGGGTACCGCGCCGGCCGAGGCGGCCCTCGCCGTCGGCTTCACCGACCAGCCGCACCTGAACCGGCACTTCACCCGCATCGTGGGGGTCCCCCCGGGTGCGTACCGCCGCGAGCGGGCGGGGCGTTAG
- a CDS encoding FtsX-like permease family protein, protein MMLRYALQTVRDRKAGFLGAFVALLCAAALITACGTLLETGLRGKIATERYAAAPVVVSADQNVHQTTVKVKKGDPQKVKTKHKAKPVAERAWLPAATVEAVRSVPGVERAVPELSFQAVPLVKAAGATKPSYGHAWTSAVLTPFTLAEGRAPQGGGEVVVDRELAARAGLKTGATLTVQATGEPKTYTVSGIAQTARGDLERQNSLFFGDAEAQRLAARDGRVTAIGILPAPGTDPGELAERIGKALQGTGAQVATGDDRGPVEFLDAAGARIKLVSMGGAMGGTSLLVAILVVVGTFALSVQQRYRELALLRAIAATPKQLRSMIGREALLVGLAGGVAGSLAGLPLAAWLHGRFVLSGVVPANLERTAGIFPMFAAVGASLLGAWAAARITGRRIARIRPAEALAEAAVERGRPAWIRIAIGVLLLAGGAVLVAVLSALRTEPASTPVTFLAVVVLAGAVSLLGPPLVRGATALLAGPLRLTGPGGHLATANLRGNATRMASAVTPLALLIGMTCTVLFITPTLGNAGRAQARDGIRAGWVLAAQGPGVTGGAAESIRRTPGVTAATEIVHTSVRVGLTKYGAQGVTPAGLTRTWDPGVTSGTLDGFGEKSVAVSEVAADQLGLKPGSPLELALGDGTPVTLTVSAVYARGLGFGDVTLPHDLVAAHVDAPLASSVLVAAEPGTGREQLTAALRGFPGVGVLSARDADAARAEQQQAGAEINLLAMGLVLAFTAIAVVNTLAMSTSERLREFAMLRLAGAKRRQVLRMLRTEALAVLLIGAVLGSGISLAVLTAFSVGMTGAAAPAVLPVVYVSVLGVAGLLALAATALPGRVALRVPPVEVATSR, encoded by the coding sequence ATGATGCTGCGTTACGCCCTCCAGACCGTCCGGGACCGCAAAGCCGGTTTCCTCGGCGCCTTCGTCGCGCTCCTGTGCGCTGCCGCCCTCATCACCGCCTGCGGCACGCTCCTGGAAACCGGACTCCGCGGAAAGATCGCCACCGAGCGCTACGCGGCCGCACCGGTCGTCGTCTCAGCCGACCAGAACGTGCACCAGACGACGGTCAAGGTGAAGAAGGGCGACCCGCAGAAGGTCAAGACGAAGCACAAGGCCAAGCCCGTCGCCGAGAGGGCCTGGCTGCCCGCCGCCACCGTGGAAGCGGTCCGGTCCGTGCCGGGCGTCGAGCGGGCCGTGCCCGAGCTCAGCTTCCAGGCCGTCCCCCTCGTCAAGGCCGCCGGCGCCACGAAGCCCTCGTACGGGCACGCCTGGACCTCCGCCGTGCTCACGCCCTTCACGCTCGCCGAGGGGCGTGCCCCGCAGGGCGGCGGCGAAGTCGTCGTCGACCGCGAACTGGCCGCCCGAGCAGGGCTGAAGACCGGTGCGACGCTCACCGTGCAGGCCACCGGCGAGCCCAAGACGTACACCGTGAGCGGGATCGCGCAGACCGCCCGCGGCGACCTCGAACGGCAGAACAGCCTGTTCTTCGGCGACGCCGAGGCACAGCGGCTGGCCGCCCGCGACGGACGGGTCACCGCCATCGGGATCCTCCCCGCGCCCGGGACCGACCCCGGCGAGCTGGCCGAACGGATCGGGAAGGCACTCCAGGGCACCGGCGCACAGGTCGCCACGGGCGACGACCGCGGGCCCGTGGAATTCCTCGACGCGGCCGGCGCACGCATCAAGCTGGTCTCCATGGGCGGAGCCATGGGCGGCACCTCCCTGCTCGTCGCGATCCTCGTCGTCGTCGGCACCTTCGCCCTCTCCGTCCAACAGCGCTACCGCGAGCTCGCCCTGCTGCGCGCCATCGCCGCCACCCCGAAGCAACTGCGCAGCATGATCGGCCGCGAGGCCCTGCTCGTGGGCCTGGCCGGCGGTGTCGCCGGGTCGCTCGCCGGACTCCCGCTCGCCGCTTGGCTGCACGGCCGGTTCGTCCTGAGCGGGGTCGTCCCCGCCAACCTGGAGCGCACCGCTGGGATCTTCCCGATGTTCGCCGCCGTCGGCGCGAGCCTGCTCGGAGCCTGGGCCGCCGCCCGCATCACCGGGCGGCGGATCGCCCGGATCCGCCCGGCCGAGGCGCTCGCCGAAGCCGCCGTCGAGCGGGGCCGGCCCGCATGGATCCGGATCGCGATCGGGGTGCTGCTGCTGGCCGGCGGTGCCGTACTGGTCGCCGTACTGAGCGCGCTGCGCACCGAGCCCGCCTCGACGCCGGTGACCTTCCTCGCGGTCGTGGTCCTCGCCGGCGCGGTGTCGCTGCTCGGCCCGCCGCTGGTCCGGGGCGCGACCGCGCTGCTCGCCGGCCCGCTGCGGCTGACCGGCCCGGGAGGGCACCTGGCCACCGCGAACCTACGCGGCAACGCCACCCGGATGGCCTCCGCGGTCACCCCGCTCGCCCTGCTGATCGGCATGACCTGCACCGTCCTGTTCATCACGCCGACGCTGGGCAACGCCGGCCGGGCACAGGCCCGAGACGGGATCCGGGCCGGCTGGGTACTGGCCGCGCAGGGACCGGGCGTCACCGGCGGGGCCGCCGAAAGCATCCGGCGCACCCCCGGGGTCACGGCGGCCACCGAGATCGTGCACACGTCCGTACGGGTGGGGCTGACGAAGTACGGCGCGCAGGGGGTCACCCCGGCCGGACTGACCCGCACCTGGGACCCCGGTGTGACGAGCGGCACCCTGGACGGCTTCGGCGAGAAGAGCGTGGCGGTGAGCGAAGTGGCCGCCGATCAACTGGGGCTGAAGCCGGGGAGCCCGCTGGAGCTGGCGCTGGGCGACGGGACCCCGGTCACCCTGACCGTCTCGGCCGTCTACGCGCGGGGGCTGGGCTTCGGGGACGTGACGCTCCCGCACGACCTGGTCGCGGCGCACGTGGACGCCCCGCTGGCGAGCAGCGTGCTGGTGGCGGCCGAGCCGGGGACCGGGCGCGAGCAGCTGACCGCGGCGCTGCGGGGGTTCCCGGGCGTCGGGGTGCTGTCGGCGCGGGACGCGGACGCGGCACGGGCGGAGCAGCAACAGGCGGGCGCCGAGATCAACCTGCTGGCGATGGGGCTGGTGCTGGCCTTCACCGCGATCGCGGTCGTCAACACGCTGGCGATGTCCACGTCGGAGCGGCTGCGGGAGTTCGCGATGCTGCGGCTGGCCGGGGCGAAGCGGCGCCAGGTGCTGCGGATGCTGCGGACGGAGGCGCTGGCGGTGCTGCTGATCG
- a CDS encoding AzlD domain-containing protein, which yields MNVWIAIALTVAGCYAVKLAGLLVPAGALERPTVRRLAALLPVALLAALTAQQTFGTGQALVLDARAAGLAAAGLALLLRAPFLLVVGAAVVVTAGVRALGG from the coding sequence GTGAACGTCTGGATCGCCATCGCGCTCACCGTCGCCGGCTGCTACGCCGTCAAGCTCGCCGGGCTGCTCGTGCCCGCCGGGGCACTGGAGCGGCCGACGGTGCGCAGGCTCGCCGCGCTGCTGCCGGTCGCGCTGCTGGCCGCGCTCACCGCCCAGCAGACCTTCGGCACCGGGCAGGCCCTCGTGCTCGACGCCCGCGCCGCGGGGCTGGCCGCCGCCGGACTCGCGCTGCTGCTGCGGGCCCCGTTCCTGCTGGTCGTCGGGGCCGCCGTGGTCGTCACCGCAGGCGTCAGGGCCCTGGGCGGGTAG
- a CDS encoding AzlC family ABC transporter permease has protein sequence MVRQETPGGAAERPRGAVIRDALGVGVAVGLSGFAFGVTAAGAGISVLQACVLSLLVFTGASQFALVGALAAGGNPFTAAAGAFFLGTRNAFYGLRLSQLLALPRPVRPLAAHWVIDETTAVALAQPDRKSARLGFTVTGLSLYVLWNLTTLLGALGAEALGDTDAWGLDAAGPAVFLALLAPMLKTATERAVAALAVVLGLGLLPVLPAGLPVLVAALAAPAVLWLKGRRS, from the coding sequence ATGGTGAGGCAGGAGACCCCCGGCGGGGCGGCGGAGCGGCCGCGCGGCGCCGTCATACGCGATGCGCTCGGGGTCGGGGTGGCCGTCGGGCTGTCCGGGTTCGCGTTCGGGGTGACCGCCGCCGGGGCCGGGATCAGCGTGCTCCAGGCCTGCGTCCTGAGCCTGCTGGTGTTCACCGGCGCCTCGCAGTTCGCGCTGGTCGGGGCCCTGGCCGCCGGCGGGAACCCGTTCACCGCCGCCGCCGGCGCCTTCTTCCTCGGCACGCGCAACGCCTTCTACGGGCTGCGGCTGTCCCAGCTGCTGGCCCTGCCCCGGCCCGTACGGCCGCTCGCCGCCCACTGGGTGATCGACGAGACCACCGCCGTGGCACTGGCCCAGCCCGACCGCAAGTCGGCACGGCTCGGCTTCACCGTGACCGGGCTGAGCCTGTACGTCCTGTGGAACCTGACCACCCTGCTCGGCGCCCTCGGCGCCGAAGCCCTGGGCGACACCGACGCATGGGGGCTGGACGCCGCCGGACCGGCCGTGTTCCTGGCCCTGCTCGCGCCGATGCTGAAGACCGCCACCGAGCGGGCCGTCGCCGCGCTCGCCGTCGTCCTCGGGCTGGGCCTGCTCCCCGTACTGCCCGCCGGGCTGCCCGTGCTCGTCGCCGCCCTCGCCGCCCCGGCGGTCCTCTGGCTGAAGGGACGCCGCTCGTGA
- a CDS encoding DUF2716 domain-containing protein: MDRSEQARLWAAYAAQVRGRVPEWPPTGAVIERDGPLVRTHYGTHGTVGHQPLTDVPRAELAGLVRRQQEAFAARGEPVRWNAYGQDPPDLAQELAAAGFTADAPRSLLVADLARLAPNRAAGAGAADVRSIGTAGGPQADSSWRALAAASGPHAKPLAEFEADRGWRCDPGDLSLLFEQGRVVAAGWTEVARGTEFMLVGGVTEPAAAAAFVRHWTPPGPAGYCAAEAVGELRTALLAAGFVELTTVRTLRLDLAVAPARTRPVRELAGAEEDAVWDRLRTGFGFRTRVVDMPGFAAPVPSATWPLGDPEEELVAALDRIVRRGLAAVTPAGEQVWWLDWQHPCYSADPQRVGGPGQPQWPGRAYPDGDFHLYVDPDLRFGTFGHPWEHTLTVFGAGLLGAVGAELTDLLGVAVRRRD; the protein is encoded by the coding sequence GTGGACCGGTCGGAGCAGGCCAGGTTGTGGGCCGCGTACGCGGCGCAGGTACGGGGGCGGGTGCCCGAGTGGCCGCCGACGGGCGCCGTGATCGAGCGGGACGGGCCCCTCGTACGGACCCACTACGGCACCCACGGCACGGTCGGGCACCAGCCGCTCACGGACGTCCCGCGCGCCGAGCTGGCCGGGCTGGTGCGGCGGCAGCAGGAGGCCTTCGCGGCACGCGGCGAACCCGTCCGGTGGAACGCGTACGGGCAGGACCCGCCGGATCTGGCGCAGGAGCTGGCCGCCGCCGGGTTCACCGCGGACGCCCCCCGTTCACTGCTCGTGGCGGATCTCGCGCGGCTCGCGCCGAACCGGGCCGCCGGGGCCGGTGCCGCCGACGTCCGTTCGATCGGGACGGCCGGCGGCCCGCAGGCGGACTCCTCCTGGCGGGCCTTGGCCGCCGCGAGCGGGCCGCACGCCAAGCCGCTCGCCGAGTTCGAGGCCGACCGCGGTTGGCGCTGCGACCCCGGAGACCTCTCCCTGCTGTTCGAGCAGGGGCGCGTGGTGGCCGCCGGCTGGACGGAGGTCGCCCGCGGCACCGAATTCATGCTGGTCGGCGGGGTGACCGAGCCCGCCGCGGCCGCCGCCTTCGTCCGCCACTGGACACCGCCCGGCCCGGCGGGGTACTGCGCCGCCGAGGCGGTCGGGGAGCTGCGCACGGCTCTCCTCGCGGCGGGATTCGTCGAGCTCACCACCGTCCGCACCCTCCGGCTCGACCTGGCCGTGGCCCCCGCCCGGACCCGGCCCGTCCGGGAACTCGCGGGGGCGGAGGAGGACGCGGTGTGGGACCGGCTGCGCACCGGCTTCGGCTTCCGGACCAGGGTCGTGGACATGCCCGGCTTCGCCGCGCCCGTCCCGTCCGCCACCTGGCCGCTCGGCGACCCCGAGGAGGAGCTGGTCGCCGCGCTGGACCGGATCGTCCGGCGCGGGCTGGCCGCCGTCACCCCGGCCGGTGAGCAGGTGTGGTGGCTGGACTGGCAGCACCCCTGCTACTCCGCCGACCCGCAGCGGGTCGGCGGCCCCGGGCAGCCGCAGTGGCCGGGCCGGGCGTACCCGGACGGCGACTTCCACCTCTACGTGGACCCCGACCTGCGCTTCGGCACCTTCGGCCACCCCTGGGAGCACACCCTGACCGTGTTCGGCGCCGGGCTGCTGGGCGCGGTGGGGGCGGAGCTGACCGACCTGCTCGGCGTGGCGGTGCGACGCCGGGACTGA
- a CDS encoding DUF3046 domain-containing protein, which translates to MRLTIFWERMAEHFGAAYAESFARDHVMTELGGRTVHQALDAGWEAKDVWRAVCSAMDVPASLR; encoded by the coding sequence ATGCGGTTGACGATTTTCTGGGAGCGGATGGCCGAGCACTTCGGCGCGGCGTACGCGGAATCCTTCGCGCGGGACCACGTCATGACGGAGCTCGGCGGACGCACCGTCCACCAGGCGCTGGACGCGGGCTGGGAGGCCAAGGACGTGTGGCGCGCGGTGTGTTCGGCGATGGACGTGCCGGCCTCGCTGCGCTGA
- the recA gene encoding recombinase RecA, producing MAGTDREKALDAALAQIERQFGKGAVMRLGDKPNDPIEVIPTGSTALDIALGVGGLPRGRVIEVYGPESSGKTTLTLHAVANAQKAGGTVAFVDAEHALDPEYAKALGVDTDNLILSQPDTGEQALEIVDMLVRSGALDLIVIDSVAALVPRAEIEGEMGDSHVGLQARLMSQALRKITGALNQSKTTAIFINQLREKIGVMFGSPETTTGGRALKFYASVRLDIRRIETLKDGTDAVGNRTRVKVVKNKVAPPFKQAEFDILYGQGISREGGLIDMGVEHGFIRKAGAWYTYEGDQLGQGKENARNFLKDNPDLANEIERKIKEKLGVGVRKDAAADEAATAAAPADAAAVPAPASKAKTTAKAAVAKS from the coding sequence ATGGCAGGCACCGACCGCGAGAAGGCTCTCGACGCCGCTCTCGCACAGATTGAACGGCAATTCGGCAAGGGTGCGGTCATGCGCCTCGGCGACAAGCCGAACGACCCCATCGAGGTCATCCCCACCGGGTCGACCGCGCTGGACATCGCCCTCGGCGTCGGCGGGCTGCCCCGCGGCCGTGTGATCGAGGTGTACGGCCCGGAGTCCTCCGGTAAGACGACCCTGACCCTGCACGCCGTGGCCAACGCGCAGAAGGCCGGCGGCACCGTCGCCTTCGTGGACGCCGAGCACGCGCTCGACCCCGAGTACGCGAAGGCCCTCGGCGTCGACACCGACAACCTCATCCTGTCGCAGCCGGACACCGGCGAGCAGGCGCTGGAGATCGTGGACATGTTGGTCCGCTCCGGCGCCCTCGACCTCATCGTCATCGACTCCGTGGCCGCGCTCGTGCCGCGCGCGGAGATCGAGGGCGAGATGGGCGACTCGCACGTGGGTCTCCAGGCCCGACTGATGAGCCAGGCGCTCCGGAAGATCACCGGTGCGCTCAACCAGTCCAAGACCACCGCGATCTTCATCAACCAGCTCCGCGAGAAGATCGGTGTGATGTTCGGCTCGCCCGAGACCACCACCGGTGGCCGCGCGCTGAAGTTCTACGCCTCCGTACGTCTCGATATCCGCCGCATCGAGACCCTGAAGGACGGCACGGACGCGGTCGGCAACCGCACCCGCGTCAAGGTCGTCAAGAACAAGGTTGCGCCGCCGTTCAAGCAGGCCGAGTTCGACATCCTCTACGGCCAGGGCATCAGCCGCGAGGGCGGCCTGATCGACATGGGCGTGGAGCACGGCTTCATCCGCAAGGCCGGCGCCTGGTACACGTACGAGGGCGACCAGCTCGGCCAGGGCAAGGAGAACGCCCGCAACTTCCTGAAGGACAACCCCGACCTCGCCAACGAGATCGAGCGGAAGATCAAGGAGAAGCTGGGCGTGGGCGTGCGCAAGGACGCCGCCGCCGACGAGGCAGCCACCGCTGCTGCGCCGGCCGACGCCGCGGCCGTGCCCGCCCCCGCGTCGAAGGCCAAGACGACGGCCAAGGCCGCCGTCGCCAAGAGCTGA